One segment of Manihot esculenta cultivar AM560-2 chromosome 4, M.esculenta_v8, whole genome shotgun sequence DNA contains the following:
- the LOC110608144 gene encoding proline-rich receptor-like protein kinase PERK9, giving the protein MPAEEEAQATGRRNVLVGLRFDNHGRELLNWALVKVAEPGDSVIAVHVCRSSRGALKEKPLLDSYLEVYDGLCSLKKVDLIGQVCTGISVQRTLVREAKIHNAVALVVGISNQSALGGWTSTAGYCTKRLPPTTDVLAIRNGKILFGRCISYQLSGLSGDPRPSLNLLKSPLPDDVQSEFGGSELDTVKSSIEVLTRCESQNSKDEIPTLPHELQKRSTAYFTGDILDQRPGWPLLRRATSASLKTLQARELSVVQWAMSLPVRWPHKSPLGSSTERSSERESSDSLEESNEIGAYGSGELHYSLEILLKTNFSGCKWFNYEVLKTATSKFSPGNLIGKGECNRVYKGILPDGKQVAVKIRKSSPEARKDFAQEVEIISSLNHKNIVSLVGVCIRDTDLISVYDLFSNGNLEENLQGDSKDKSAVSWEMKSKIAIKIAEALTYLHSEYSPPVIHRDVKSSNILLSDELEPQLSDFGLAIWGPTTSSCMTQCDVVGTFGYLAPEYFMYGKVSDKIDVYAFGVILLELLSGRRPIGHETSKNQESLVMWAKPKVDCGNARDILDPNLDEYFDEDQLQRMILAAKLCITRSARLRPKMIEVLNLLRGDKDAVTWANLRNKDLEDNENQEENDDEVYPNSSAELHLNLALLDLDDDSISSSSLEQGNNLCVEEYLKERWNQSPRFN; this is encoded by the exons ATGCCAGCTGAGGAGGAAGCTCAAGCTACTGGGAGAAGGAATGTATTAGTTGGGTTAAGATTTGATAACCATGGCAGAGAACTGCTGAACTGGGCACTTGTGAAAGTTGCTGAACCTGGAGACTCTGTTATTGCAGTTCATGTTTGTCGAAGTTCCA GAGGTGCTTTGAAAGAAAAGCCCTTGTTGGATAGTTACTTAGAAGTATATGATGGCTTATGTTCCCTAAAGAAG GTTGATCTTATCGGTCAGGTCTGCACAGGAATTTCTGTTCAAAGGACTTTGGTTAGAGAGGCAAAGATCCATAATGCTGTGGCTCTAGTTGTGGGGATCAGCAATCAAAGTGCTCTAGG GGGTTGGACTTCCACTGCTGGATATTGTACTAAGCGACTGCCTCCAACCACTGATGTTTTGGCTATCCGCAACGGCAAAATCTTGTTTGGAAGGTGCATCAGTTATCAACTCTCAG GCCTCAGTGGAGATCCAAGACCAAGTCTAAATCTACTCAAAAGTCCCTTGCCTGATGATGTCCAGTCTGAGTTTGGAGGTTCTGAGTTAGATACTGTAAAATCTAGCATTGAAGTTTTGACAAGATGTGAGAGCCAAAACTCTAAAGACGAAATCCCAACCCTTCCACATGAACTTCAGAAGAGATCAACTGCTTATTTTACAGGAGATATTTTGGATCAGAGACCTGGTTGGCCACTGCTTAGGAGAGCAACTTCAGCTAGTCTGAAGACCCTGCAGGCGAGGGAATTGTCTGTGGTGCAATGGGCAATGAGCTTACCTGTCCGTTGGCCACATAAAAGTCCTCTAGGTTCAAGCACAGAGAGATCATCTGAACGGGAGAGTAGTGACAGCTTGGAAGAGAGCAATGAGATTGGTGCTTATGGATCAGGGGAATTGCATTATAGCTTGGAGATTCTGCTGAAAACTAATTTTTCTGGTTGCAAATGGTTCAATTATGAGGTTTTGAAAACTGCAACTTCAAAATTTTCCCCAG GGAACTTGATTGGAAAAGGAGAATGTAATCGGGTTTACAAAGGAATTCTTCCAGATGGCAAGCAAGTGGCAGTAAAGATTCGAAAGTCTTCCCCAGAAGCAAGGAAAGATTTTGCTCAAGAAGTTGAAATAATCTCCTCACTGAACCACAAGAACATTGTAAGTCTTGTGGGGGTTTGCATCAGAGATACTGATCTCATCTCTGTATATGATTTGTTCTCTAATGGAAACTTAGAGGAAAATCTACAAG GTGATAGCAAAGATAAATCTGCAGTATCATGGGAAATGAAGTCTAAAATTGCTATCAAAATTGCTGAAGCCTTAACTTACTTGCACAGTGAATACTCACCTCCTGTTATTCATAGAGATGTCAAATCTTCCAACATTCTTCTTTCAGATGAGTTGGAACCTCAG TTATCTGATTTTGGGCTAGCTATATGGGGACCAACAACTTCATCTTGTATGACTCAATGCGACGTAGTTGGAACATTTGGATATCTTGCTCCTGAATATTTTATGTATGGGAAAGTCAGTGACAAgattgatgtgtatgcttttggTGTAATTCTACTTGAGTTATTATCAGGAAGAAGACCTATTGGTCATGAGACTTCTAAGAATCAGGAGAGCTTGGTGATGTGG GCAAAACCGAAAGTCGATTGTGGAAATGCAAGAGATATATTAGATCCAAATTTAGACGAATACTTTGATGAGGATCAACTGCAAAGAATGATTCTTGCAGCCAAACTCTGCATTACACGTTCAGCTAGGCTTCGTCCTAAAATGATTGAG GTTTTGAATCTCCTAAGAGGGGATAAAGATGCAGTGACATGGGCGAATCTtcgaaataaggatctagaggataACGAAAACCAAGAGGAAAATGATGATGAAGTTTATCCAAATTCTAGTGCAGAGTTACATTTGAATCTTGCATTGCTTGATTTGGATGATGATTCTATATCATCAAGTAGTTTGGAGCAAGGGAATAATCTTTGTGTGGAGGAATACTTGAAAGAAAGGTGGAATCAATCACCAAGATTCAACTAA